The sequence below is a genomic window from Sorangiineae bacterium MSr12523.
TGGAGCACGGGCGTTTTTCGGTACCCTCCGGTGAGTGCCACCACATCGGGTTTGGGCAGCATGGAGGGGATATCCACCGACTTCCACACCAGCTTTTTGAAGCCCAAGAGACAACGGGTTTTTTCTGCATAAGGTGAGCTAGCGTAGTGGTGCAGGATGATGTCGCTCATGGGTCGGTCCTCGTGAGGTTTTCATGAATGCTTCGGCCACCAAGGGAGCGCGCTACACGCTCTTCTTGCTGTTCCTCATCAACTTTCTGAACTTCTTCGACCGGGTCATTCCCGCGGTCGTGCTCGAGCCGCTCCGCAGAGAGTTCAGCTTGGACGATACGCAGCTCGGCATTTTGTCCACGGCGTTCACCCTAATCTATGCCGTGGCTGGCATTCCACTGGGCCGTCTGGCCGATCGGGTCAAGCGCACCCGCATCCTCGCCGGCGGCGTGTTTCTTTGGAGCTTGATGACCGCCGCCTCGGGCATCGCCGCCAACTACGTCTCGCTGTTTCTGATTCGCCTGGGCGTGGGCGTGGGCGAAGCGAGCTGTGCCCCGGCGGCCAATGCCATGATTGGCGATTTGTACCCGTCCGAAAAACGGGCGCGCGCCTTGGGCTTCTTCATGCTCGGACTGCCCATTGGCAACATTGCCGCCTTTTCGCTGGTCGGGGCACTGGCGCATGCGTACGGATGGCGTGTCCCGTTTTTCCTCGCCGCCGCACCGGGGTTGCTTCTCGTCCCGCTCATCGTGTCCTTGAAGGAGCCCGTGCGCGGTGCCCAAGACGTTCGCGCCGTCGATTCGACGGCGCAGGTCGAAAGGCCATTTCTACGCATCCTGACGATTCCCACCGTGTGGTGGATCATCCTGTCCGGCGCCGCTGCGAATTTTGCAGCCTATGCGATGAATGCCTTTTTGCCCGCGCTGCTGATGCGCTTCCACGGTTTGAACATCCGCCAGGCGGGTGGCGCCACGGCATTGATCGTGGGCCTGACGGGATTGATCGGCCTCACGGCGGGCGGTGCCCTGGCCGATCGGCTGCATCAGCTTTTCCCGCGCGGCCGCCTCACCTTGGGCGCGGTGTCGCTCGTGATCGCGAGTCCGCTGCTCTGGTTCGGGCTGGGGCAGCCCATCGGTGGCGTCGCGCTTCTATGCGTCTTTTCATCGGTCGGATGGCTTCTCTTTTACCTCTATTACGTGACCGTTTATTCGGCGCTCCAGGACGTCGTCGAGTCGCGGCTGCGCGCCACGGCCATGGCCGTGTATTTCTTCTTTCAATACGTGCTCGGTGCTGCCTTTGGCACGACCGTGGCGGGGGCCCTGTCGGATGCGTATGCCAAGCGCGCGATGCTCGCCGCCGGCGCCCATGACATGTCCAATGTGTTTCGCGCCCAAGGACTTCAGGCCTCCATGCAGCTGACCGTGCCCGTGGCCGTCCTGGTCACGGCCATCGCCCTCTGGTTTGCATCCCGCAGCTTCGTTGCGGACGCCAAGCGCGCCTCATAATCGACTATACTCGCGCGCCATGACAAGCCCGTTGCAACATCGCATTGACGTCGCGACGTCTCTCTTGGCGTCGTCGGTCACGCTCGGTCGCGGCGTTTTGGTCGTCACCCCGGCGCGGCAGCCCGAGAAGCTCTTTCGGCTCTACGAGTTCGAAGCGTGTCCCTACTGTCGCAACGTGCGCGAGGTGCTCACCGCGTTGCATCTCGATACGGAGATCTACCCGTGCCCCAAAGGCGGCACCCGCTTTCGGCCCGAGGTGGAGCGGCTCGGCGGCAAGACGCAGTTTCCCTACTTCATCGATCCCAATCGCGACACGCGGATGTACGAATCGGCGGACATCATCGCCTATCTCTTTCGCACGTACGCCGATCGGGATGTGCCATTCAACTACCGTCGCATTGGAAGCTCCTCGCCCATGAGTTCCCTCGCCAGTGGCATCCGCGGCATGCGCGGCATGCGCGCGAATGCCTCCAAAGCCCCGCGCGAGCTGCTTCACCTCTGGAGCTTCGAGGGCAGTCCATTTTCGCGCATCGTGCGCGAGCGGATGTGCGAACTCGAAATCCCGTACGTGCTGCACAACCTCGGAAAAGAGCGCTTTGGCGAGCTAGGAATGAACGGCATGCGGCTCGAGCGCGGAGCGTACGTGCCCACGCCGGGCGGCAAGCGCGAAGCCTTCATGAAGGCGCACGGACGCGTGCAGGTGCCGTATTTGGAAGATCCCAACACCGGCACGAAGATGTTCGAGTCGGCGAAGATCGTCGAGTACCTCGACCAGACCTACGCTGAGTAAGCGCGAGCTCGCGACACGCGAGCTGGACGTGGGCCATCGGAACGCTTTGTGAAAGTCCTTTGGCTTGTGCTCTTCGCTTGGTGGACTGCACTCACACTGGTCATATGTGGGTGCAGCACGAGCCCGAGCACGGACAACCAAGTAGAGGAGCGGACGGGCGAGGTCGCACAGCCTTTTTCCACCACGTACCAAGTGAGATGGAGCGGCAACCTCACGGTCCCGGTAGGCCAGAATTGTCCGACGACGTGCGGCACCCCCGCGGGAACCAGCACCTGCATTTGTGGCGGCCAGTCGAACGCCTGCATCGGTGGCCCGGGGTGGGGTGACAAGAACTTCACCGACACGTCGCCGGCCAATGCCGTGGTGACGATGGTCCATTTGGATATTCAGCAAATGGGCTGCAGCGCGGGCACGGTCTCGGCGTTTCTCAACGGTACGCGGCTCGGGGCATACCAGCCGACGGCCACCTGTGCTTGCAATGCATGCGATCCGCCGCAGACGGTGACGTCGGCGCGCTTTCCGCGAGGCATTCCCGGTTACAATTACGGGGGCGTCAATACGCTGCGCCTCGAGGCATCGTCCGGATCGCCGTGCCTTGCCCGCGTCGACATTCGCGTCGACGGAACGACGGCACGCCTCGTTGCCACACCGGCGACGTACACGTTTGCCGCCCAGCGGGTCGACACC
It includes:
- a CDS encoding glutathione S-transferase N-terminal domain-containing protein; protein product: MTSPLQHRIDVATSLLASSVTLGRGVLVVTPARQPEKLFRLYEFEACPYCRNVREVLTALHLDTEIYPCPKGGTRFRPEVERLGGKTQFPYFIDPNRDTRMYESADIIAYLFRTYADRDVPFNYRRIGSSSPMSSLASGIRGMRGMRANASKAPRELLHLWSFEGSPFSRIVRERMCELEIPYVLHNLGKERFGELGMNGMRLERGAYVPTPGGKREAFMKAHGRVQVPYLEDPNTGTKMFESAKIVEYLDQTYAE
- a CDS encoding MFS transporter is translated as MNASATKGARYTLFLLFLINFLNFFDRVIPAVVLEPLRREFSLDDTQLGILSTAFTLIYAVAGIPLGRLADRVKRTRILAGGVFLWSLMTAASGIAANYVSLFLIRLGVGVGEASCAPAANAMIGDLYPSEKRARALGFFMLGLPIGNIAAFSLVGALAHAYGWRVPFFLAAAPGLLLVPLIVSLKEPVRGAQDVRAVDSTAQVERPFLRILTIPTVWWIILSGAAANFAAYAMNAFLPALLMRFHGLNIRQAGGATALIVGLTGLIGLTAGGALADRLHQLFPRGRLTLGAVSLVIASPLLWFGLGQPIGGVALLCVFSSVGWLLFYLYYVTVYSALQDVVESRLRATAMAVYFFFQYVLGAAFGTTVAGALSDAYAKRAMLAAGAHDMSNVFRAQGLQASMQLTVPVAVLVTAIALWFASRSFVADAKRAS